A region of Mammaliicoccus sp. Dog046 DNA encodes the following proteins:
- a CDS encoding diglucosyl diacylglycerol synthase: MVSQNKKLLIITGSFGNGHLQVTNSIVKQFGEMNLNHLTVIEHDLFLEAHPIMTSIAKQWYINSFKYFRNMYKFFYYSRPEQIDKCFYKYYGLNKLLNLLIKEKPDLILLTFPTPVVSVLTEQFNLNIPIATVMTDYRLHKNWVTSHSNRYYVATEDLKNEIESIGVDKRDVKVTGIPISKQFEASIDRNQWLMKHKLDPDKKLILMSAGAFGVSTGFSSMISQIDQHAKHSQIVMICGNSKSLKQELRQHFKDNDNVLILGYTKHMNEWMASSHLMITKPGGITISEAFSRHLPLIFLNPAPGQELENAVYFSEKGYGSIAHTPEEATNKVISLINQPEELNAMTQRLEENYIEKSTETICNDLLSLLSDSLTYNEVYGKVPMYAKYFIR; encoded by the coding sequence ATGGTTTCTCAAAACAAAAAATTATTGATTATTACTGGTTCTTTCGGTAACGGTCACTTACAAGTTACGAATAGTATTGTGAAACAATTTGGTGAAATGAATTTAAATCATTTAACTGTCATTGAGCATGATTTATTTTTAGAAGCGCACCCGATTATGACTTCAATAGCGAAACAATGGTATATCAACAGTTTTAAATACTTTAGAAATATGTATAAATTTTTCTATTACAGTAGACCTGAACAAATAGATAAATGTTTCTATAAATACTATGGATTAAATAAATTATTAAACTTACTTATAAAGGAAAAGCCGGATTTAATTTTATTAACTTTCCCTACGCCTGTTGTTTCAGTACTTACTGAACAATTTAACTTAAATATACCTATTGCAACTGTCATGACCGATTATCGATTACACAAGAACTGGGTAACATCACACTCTAATAGATATTATGTTGCAACGGAAGATTTAAAGAATGAAATCGAATCAATTGGTGTAGATAAACGTGACGTTAAAGTAACGGGTATTCCGATTTCTAAACAATTTGAAGCATCGATAGACCGTAATCAGTGGTTAATGAAGCACAAGCTAGATCCTGACAAGAAATTAATTCTTATGTCAGCTGGTGCGTTTGGTGTGTCTACTGGTTTCTCTTCAATGATAAGTCAAATCGATCAACACGCTAAACATTCACAAATTGTTATGATTTGCGGAAATAGTAAATCTTTAAAACAAGAATTACGACAACACTTTAAAGATAATGATAATGTTCTCATTCTTGGTTATACAAAGCATATGAATGAATGGATGGCGTCAAGTCACCTAATGATTACTAAACCAGGTGGTATAACAATATCAGAAGCCTTTTCAAGACATTTACCGCTGATATTCTTAAACCCAGCACCAGGTCAAGAATTAGAAAATGCTGTGTACTTCTCTGAAAAAGGTTACGGAAGTATCGCGCATACACCAGAAGAAGCAACAAACAAAGTAATTTCACTTATAAACCAACCAGAAGAATTAAACGCAATGACACAACGATTAGAAGAAAACTATATTGAAAAATCAACCGAAACAATTTGTAACGACTTACTTTCATTATTAAGTGATTCACTCACTTATAATGAAGTTTACGGAAAGGTTCCAATGTATGCCAAGTACTTCATCAGGTAA
- a CDS encoding AI-2E family transporter, with protein sequence MLNKAWFRTGIAILLTFLIIKVFMEINHIFYPVIVIIHSILLPLLLGGFLFYICLPFQKLLEKRKIPRWGSISIILITLILVIMLFISTIAPVLTDQINNLIKNIPYIQREVQNIVDYALQQRDRLPDNISQKINDSIETISAIVTKMLSNSFSYISSLVSTLFLLILVPFFLIYMLKDHERFIPFIAKPFKGRTKWFVVNLSKDINQTLQSYIQGQVTVSVILGVLLFLGYTFVGLDYALLLALLALITNMIPFLGPWLAFIPAAIIALIQDPMMLVWVSIITLICQQLEGNVITPNIMGKSLNIHPLTIITVILAAGNLGGFVAILIAVPTYAVLKTIVRNVYTHRQTISSSANRTLEDDPIDENKLK encoded by the coding sequence TTGTTAAATAAAGCTTGGTTTCGTACAGGAATTGCTATACTCCTAACGTTTCTAATTATTAAAGTATTTATGGAAATCAATCATATTTTTTATCCAGTAATCGTTATTATACATTCTATTTTATTACCGTTATTACTTGGTGGATTTTTATTTTATATTTGCTTACCTTTTCAAAAATTGCTCGAAAAACGAAAAATTCCGCGCTGGGGTAGCATATCAATTATTCTTATTACTTTAATATTGGTCATTATGTTATTTATCTCAACTATTGCACCTGTGCTAACAGATCAAATTAATAACTTAATTAAAAATATCCCATATATACAAAGGGAAGTACAAAATATTGTAGACTATGCCTTACAACAAAGAGATCGTTTACCAGATAACATTTCTCAAAAAATCAACGACTCTATCGAAACTATAAGTGCCATAGTTACTAAGATGCTTTCGAATTCATTTAGTTATATTTCATCATTAGTATCTACACTATTTTTACTAATTTTAGTACCATTTTTCTTAATCTATATGTTAAAGGATCACGAAAGATTTATTCCGTTTATCGCAAAACCATTTAAAGGACGTACAAAATGGTTTGTCGTTAATTTAAGTAAAGATATTAACCAAACTTTACAATCATATATTCAAGGTCAAGTTACTGTCAGTGTTATTCTTGGCGTATTACTATTTTTAGGCTATACATTTGTCGGTTTAGATTACGCACTATTATTAGCGCTACTTGCTTTAATCACAAATATGATACCTTTCTTAGGTCCATGGTTAGCATTTATACCCGCTGCAATCATAGCGTTAATACAAGATCCAATGATGCTTGTATGGGTTAGTATTATCACATTAATATGTCAACAGCTTGAAGGTAATGTCATTACGCCAAACATTATGGGTAAATCACTCAATATACATCCATTAACGATTATCACTGTTATATTAGCTGCCGGTAATTTAGGTGGATTTGTTGCCATTTTAATTGCAGTTCCAACATATGCTGTACTAAAAACAATTGTTAGAAATGTCTATACACATAGACAAACGATCAGTTCATCAGCAAATAGAACATTAGAAGATGATCCTATCGATGAAAACAAACTAAAATAA
- the ltaA gene encoding lipoteichoic acid biosynthesis MFS flippase LtaA, translating to MPSTSSGKTFYKKDFWIMLVILFMMEFARGMYILSYLPILPATTAKVTVGITSLAITLHFVSDALTNFVIGFLLKRFGPTIILTCGFVLAFSSLALIVFFPTPVVFILSAILLGIAVSPIWVIMLSSVDEASRGKQMGYVYFSWLVGMLSGMIFMNLLFKIHPTRFTFMMALCVLLAWILFYFVKVQLTNYESKSAKKQLTEIVQVTKRHLLLFPGIFLQGSAIGMLVPILPTYATKHMGVSTLEYTFMLIVGGIGCTISMLFFSKLMDKHSKIFTHSVIFIGFLAYSSFIFGLTLLTQLFIVLIIALFIGTIYGLLLPAWNTFMASHIHNKVQEETWGVFNSVQGFGTMIGPVLGGLISEIYNDVYYTIYASSIMFLFLALFYGSYFVINHKKKI from the coding sequence ATGCCAAGTACTTCATCAGGTAAAACATTTTATAAAAAAGACTTTTGGATAATGCTCGTCATATTATTTATGATGGAATTTGCTAGAGGTATGTACATTTTAAGTTATTTACCTATACTACCTGCAACTACTGCAAAAGTAACTGTAGGTATTACTTCTTTAGCAATCACACTGCACTTTGTCAGTGATGCATTAACCAATTTCGTTATCGGTTTTCTTCTAAAAAGGTTTGGTCCTACTATTATATTAACGTGTGGATTTGTGTTAGCTTTTTCTAGTTTAGCTTTAATCGTATTTTTCCCTACACCAGTCGTATTTATATTGAGCGCCATTTTACTTGGTATAGCAGTAAGCCCAATTTGGGTTATTATGCTATCAAGTGTTGATGAGGCATCCCGCGGTAAACAAATGGGATATGTATACTTCAGCTGGTTAGTCGGAATGTTATCAGGTATGATCTTCATGAATTTATTATTCAAGATACATCCTACCCGCTTCACATTTATGATGGCATTATGTGTACTCTTGGCATGGATACTGTTCTATTTCGTCAAAGTACAATTAACAAACTATGAGAGTAAATCTGCTAAGAAGCAACTCACTGAAATTGTTCAAGTAACGAAAAGGCACTTACTCCTATTCCCAGGTATATTCTTACAAGGTTCGGCTATAGGTATGCTCGTGCCAATACTACCAACATATGCAACGAAACATATGGGCGTGTCTACATTAGAATATACGTTCATGCTGATTGTCGGTGGTATTGGATGTACAATATCCATGTTATTCTTCTCAAAATTAATGGATAAACATTCTAAAATATTTACACATTCAGTGATTTTCATTGGATTTTTAGCATATAGCTCATTTATATTTGGATTGACGTTATTAACACAATTATTCATTGTACTTATTATTGCACTGTTCATCGGAACAATTTATGGCTTATTATTGCCAGCTTGGAATACTTTTATGGCGAGTCATATACACAATAAAGTGCAAGAAGAAACATGGGGCGTATTCAATAGTGTACAAGGATTCGGAACAATGATAGGTCCAGTATTAGGCGGACTCATTTCAGAAATATATAACGACGTGTATTACACAATCTATGCATCAAGTATTATGTTCTTATTCTTAGCACTGTTTTACGGTTCATATTTTGTAATAAATCATAAAAAGAAAATATAA
- the fabI gene encoding enoyl-ACP reductase FabI, translating to MFNLEGKTYVIMGIANKRSIGFGVAKVLDELGANLVFTYRKERSKIQLEKLFDELKNQQGQHIYECDVQQDDQVIQAFEQIGEKFGQIDGVYHSIAFANMEDLRGRFTDTSREGFLLAQDISSYSLTIVAREAKKLMPEGGSIVATTYLGGEFAVPNYNVMGVAKASLEANVKYLARDLGEDNIRVNAISAGPIRTLSAKGVGGFNSILKEIEERSPLKRNVDIIEVGKTAAYLLSDYSSGVTGENIHVDSGYHVVR from the coding sequence ATGTTCAATTTAGAAGGTAAAACATATGTGATTATGGGTATCGCGAATAAGAGAAGTATAGGATTTGGCGTAGCTAAAGTACTAGATGAATTAGGTGCAAATTTAGTATTCACTTATAGAAAAGAACGTAGTAAAATTCAACTTGAAAAATTATTCGACGAATTAAAAAATCAACAAGGACAACATATATACGAATGTGATGTTCAACAAGATGATCAAGTCATTCAAGCATTTGAACAAATTGGCGAGAAATTCGGCCAAATTGACGGTGTTTATCATTCAATTGCTTTTGCTAACATGGAAGATTTACGCGGAAGATTTACAGATACATCACGTGAAGGATTCTTATTAGCACAAGATATTAGTTCTTACTCATTAACGATAGTTGCACGTGAAGCTAAAAAATTAATGCCTGAAGGTGGAAGCATTGTTGCGACAACATACTTAGGCGGAGAATTTGCAGTACCAAACTATAACGTGATGGGTGTTGCTAAAGCAAGTCTTGAAGCAAACGTTAAATATTTAGCTCGTGACTTAGGTGAAGATAATATTCGTGTGAATGCAATATCTGCTGGACCAATCCGTACATTAAGTGCGAAAGGCGTTGGCGGTTTTAATTCAATTCTTAAAGAAATTGAAGAGCGTTCACCATTGAAACGTAATGTTGATATTATCGAAGTAGGTAAGACAGCGGCTTATTTATTAAGTGATTATTCAAGCGGTGTTACTGGTGAAAATATCCATGTAGACTCAGGTTATCACGTAGTAAGATAA
- a CDS encoding esterase family protein has translation MDKKIGLVDQIKLESKFLEREVTISIYLPKDYTDLYKHHVVITFDGRDFFQFGQIHRTYEKLRSNHELERAIIVGVHYEDVERRRTEFHPDGEHRREMSQFVVKELCPYIDKTFSTLKVGNARILLGDSLAGSIALLTGLEYPHHFSQIGMFSPMINETVTHAFNSCISKDLLTIKHYIGLEEIEFKLISGKMADFLTPNRAFSELVKQSNVTYDYEELNGGHTWKTWKPELGEMLSFFLSEHNQKNLI, from the coding sequence ATGGATAAAAAAATAGGTCTAGTTGACCAAATTAAACTTGAAAGTAAATTTTTGGAAAGGGAAGTGACAATCTCAATTTACTTACCTAAAGATTATACTGATCTATATAAGCATCATGTTGTGATTACATTCGATGGGCGTGATTTCTTCCAATTTGGACAAATTCATCGTACATATGAAAAGTTAAGATCCAATCACGAACTCGAAAGAGCGATTATTGTTGGTGTACATTATGAGGATGTTGAACGCAGAAGAACTGAATTCCATCCAGACGGTGAACATAGACGAGAAATGTCACAATTTGTTGTGAAAGAGTTATGTCCTTACATTGATAAAACATTCTCAACTTTAAAAGTAGGAAATGCAAGGATATTATTAGGGGATAGTCTTGCAGGAAGTATCGCTTTATTAACTGGTTTGGAATACCCACATCATTTTAGTCAAATAGGTATGTTCAGTCCAATGATCAATGAAACGGTAACACATGCATTTAATAGTTGTATATCTAAAGATTTATTAACAATTAAACATTATATAGGTTTAGAAGAAATTGAGTTTAAATTAATCAGTGGTAAGATGGCTGATTTCTTAACACCAAATAGAGCCTTTAGTGAACTTGTTAAGCAATCTAATGTCACATATGATTATGAAGAATTAAATGGCGGTCATACATGGAAAACATGGAAGCCAGAATTAGGAGAAATGTTAAGTTTCTTTTTAAGTGAGCATAATCAGAAAAATTTGATATAA
- the mgtE gene encoding magnesium transporter → MVNDNNEQFVEDEAFDKDKLDALLFNDEIDQFREEFLSMHTYDQGEYFELCDNELKQKIYQFLSPLEVADFFETTELDDEEYEEIFQNMNANYASQMLSDMSYDNAVDILNVLSKNKVATLLTLMNREDAKEIKALLHYEEDTAGGIMTTEFISVYSTMSVKEAMFYVKEQAPQAETIYVIFVVNENKKLAGVISLRDLIVAENDAYIEEIMSERVISSNVADDQEDVAQTMRDYDLIALPVIDYQDHLLGIITIDDILDVMDEEASEDYSKLAGVSDIDSTNDSVFQTAMKRLPWLLILTVLGMITASILGQFEETLSQVALLAAFIPIISGMSGNSGTQSLAVSVRNISTGEIDEQSKFKLALRESGSGLLTGVFCAISLFIIIVLLYREPVLALIVSISLTIAMTVGTLMGAVIPMFMNKMNIDPAVASGPFITTINDIVSMLIYFGLATAFMSYLI, encoded by the coding sequence TTGGTTAACGATAACAATGAACAATTCGTTGAAGATGAAGCGTTCGATAAAGACAAATTGGACGCTTTATTATTTAACGATGAAATAGACCAATTTCGAGAAGAATTTTTAAGTATGCATACATATGATCAAGGTGAATACTTTGAACTATGTGATAACGAACTGAAACAAAAAATCTATCAATTCCTTTCACCTTTAGAAGTTGCAGATTTCTTTGAAACAACGGAATTAGATGATGAGGAATATGAAGAAATATTTCAAAATATGAATGCCAATTATGCAAGTCAGATGTTAAGTGATATGTCTTACGATAATGCCGTGGATATATTAAATGTACTTTCTAAGAATAAAGTTGCCACTTTACTTACACTCATGAATAGGGAAGATGCTAAAGAAATTAAAGCATTACTACATTATGAAGAAGATACTGCCGGTGGTATCATGACGACAGAATTTATATCTGTCTATTCAACGATGTCAGTAAAGGAAGCAATGTTTTATGTCAAAGAACAAGCACCTCAAGCTGAGACGATTTATGTCATATTCGTAGTTAATGAAAATAAAAAATTAGCGGGTGTTATTTCTTTACGTGACCTTATCGTTGCAGAAAATGATGCTTATATTGAAGAAATTATGAGCGAACGTGTCATTAGTTCAAATGTTGCTGATGACCAAGAAGATGTCGCACAAACGATGCGTGATTATGACTTAATCGCATTACCAGTTATTGATTATCAAGACCATTTATTAGGTATTATCACAATTGATGATATCCTAGATGTAATGGATGAAGAAGCAAGTGAAGACTACTCTAAATTAGCCGGTGTTTCTGATATTGACTCAACGAATGATTCAGTATTTCAAACTGCCATGAAACGTTTACCATGGCTATTAATCTTAACTGTACTTGGTATGATCACTGCATCTATACTTGGTCAGTTTGAAGAAACATTATCACAGGTTGCTTTACTTGCGGCATTTATTCCGATTATTAGTGGGATGAGTGGGAACTCTGGAACTCAATCATTAGCCGTATCAGTTCGTAATATATCAACTGGTGAAATAGATGAGCAAAGCAAATTTAAACTTGCATTACGTGAATCAGGTTCAGGATTATTGACCGGCGTATTCTGTGCGATTAGCTTATTTATTATTATCGTATTATTATATAGGGAACCGGTCTTAGCATTAATTGTATCTATTAGTTTAACAATCGCTATGACTGTCGGAACATTAATGGGCGCTGTTATTCCAATGTTTATGAATAAAATGAACATTGACCCTGCCGTTGCTAGTGGACCATTTATTACTACTATTAACGATATTGTCAGTATGTTAATTTATTTCGGACTAGCAACAGCATTTATGTCTTATTTAATTTAA
- a CDS encoding cation:proton antiporter has translation MEHSSFTSLVIVVIAAFLTPVLVNRLKISFLPVVVAEILMGIILGDSLFGLVKEDTWLSILSTLGFIFLMFLSGLEIDFNAFKTKKHEDKEDENEIPSNIYLTTIVFSMIMVISIFLAFVFKWTGLIDDVLLMIIIISTISLGVVVPTLKEMNIMHTNIGQFILLVAVVADLATMLLLTVYGTVNAHGDSPLWLIGILIVFSFVFYIVGGLFKKSSFLKKLTSGTTQIGIRAVFALIILLVALAEGVGAENILGAFLAGVIVSLLGPDQDMVEKLDSFGYGFFIPIFFIMVGVNLDIPSLIKEPSLLIIIPLLFVAFLVSKIIPVAYIGKWYDKYTTISSAFLLTSTLSLVIAAAKIAEQLDTISPEISGILILSAVITCVFVPVVFKKLFPMPEETKTIVKVSFIGKNQLSIPVAQSIHSNIYQTTMFFRKDLSDNRKLDQSIRTFELDDYIEEELIELGLFNSDIIVCSANDDLINKKVALMAHDHGVKRIICKQENGFEDEAFEGKNIEFFSSFLSNKTLLKGLIESPNMLNLLSNVETSLYEIEMKNHSYHNVLLRSFPFAGDVIFVRIIRGKDSIVPHGDTELQYGDKLIVTGSKEYVSQLKQDMEFI, from the coding sequence ATGGAGCATTCAAGTTTTACATCACTAGTAATCGTTGTTATAGCAGCATTTTTAACACCGGTTCTAGTAAATAGACTTAAAATATCATTCTTACCTGTTGTTGTCGCTGAAATATTAATGGGGATTATATTAGGAGATTCGTTGTTTGGATTAGTAAAAGAAGATACGTGGTTATCCATCCTTTCAACATTAGGGTTTATATTCTTGATGTTTTTAAGTGGTTTAGAGATAGATTTCAACGCATTTAAGACGAAGAAACACGAAGATAAAGAAGATGAGAATGAAATACCAAGCAATATATATTTAACAACGATTGTATTTAGTATGATCATGGTTATTTCCATCTTCTTAGCATTCGTATTTAAATGGACTGGATTAATTGATGATGTTCTATTAATGATTATCATTATTTCTACGATTAGTCTAGGTGTCGTCGTACCTACATTAAAAGAAATGAACATTATGCACACGAATATTGGGCAATTTATCTTATTAGTTGCCGTTGTTGCAGATTTAGCGACAATGTTATTGCTTACAGTTTACGGGACAGTCAATGCACATGGAGATTCTCCATTGTGGTTAATAGGTATATTAATTGTATTTAGTTTTGTATTCTATATCGTTGGTGGTTTATTTAAAAAATCATCATTCCTAAAGAAATTGACGTCTGGAACTACACAAATTGGTATACGTGCCGTATTCGCATTAATTATTTTATTAGTTGCGCTCGCTGAAGGTGTAGGCGCTGAAAATATACTTGGTGCATTCTTAGCAGGTGTTATAGTGTCCTTACTCGGCCCTGATCAAGATATGGTAGAAAAATTAGACTCATTTGGTTATGGATTTTTCATTCCTATCTTCTTCATAATGGTAGGTGTGAATTTAGATATTCCTTCATTAATCAAAGAACCAAGTTTACTTATCATCATTCCATTATTGTTTGTCGCATTTCTAGTTTCAAAAATTATACCTGTTGCTTATATTGGCAAATGGTACGATAAATATACAACGATTTCATCAGCATTTTTATTAACGTCAACGTTATCACTCGTTATTGCGGCTGCTAAAATAGCTGAACAATTAGACACAATTTCACCTGAAATTTCAGGCATACTTATTTTAAGTGCTGTTATTACATGTGTATTTGTTCCAGTTGTATTCAAGAAATTATTCCCAATGCCGGAAGAGACGAAGACAATCGTGAAAGTAAGCTTTATCGGGAAAAACCAATTATCAATACCAGTCGCACAAAGTATACATTCAAATATTTATCAAACGACAATGTTCTTTAGAAAAGATTTATCAGATAATAGAAAGTTAGATCAAAGTATTCGAACGTTTGAATTAGATGACTATATTGAAGAAGAATTGATAGAACTCGGATTATTTAATTCTGATATTATTGTATGTTCTGCTAATGATGACTTGATTAATAAGAAAGTCGCATTAATGGCACATGACCATGGTGTTAAACGTATTATTTGTAAACAAGAAAATGGCTTTGAAGATGAAGCATTTGAAGGTAAAAATATTGAATTCTTTAGTAGTTTCTTAAGTAATAAAACACTGTTAAAAGGTTTAATAGAATCACCAAATATGCTGAACTTATTAAGCAATGTTGAAACATCATTATATGAAATTGAAATGAAAAATCACAGTTATCATAATGTGTTATTAAGATCATTCCCATTTGCTGGAGACGTTATCTTCGTTCGTATTATTAGAGGGAAAGATTCAATCGTTCCGCATGGTGACACAGAACTACAATATGGCGATAAATTAATCGTTACAGGTTCAAAAGAATATGTTTCACAATTGAAACAAGATATGGAATTTATTTAA
- a CDS encoding YjcG family protein, which produces MKLGIVLIPSKPFQEAVNAYRKRYDKHYALIAPHITIKEQFEIEESTLEEVKSKVEEVAKKSEPLEVQVSKASSFAPTKNVIYFKVTKTDQLEQLYNEFNSGDFYGTSIHPFVPHFTIAQGLTSQEFEDIYGQVKMAGINHSETIDTIKLMKQNDDNTWSEAASFTLG; this is translated from the coding sequence ATGAAATTAGGCATCGTACTTATTCCATCTAAACCATTCCAAGAAGCAGTGAATGCTTATCGTAAAAGATATGACAAACACTACGCATTAATTGCACCTCACATTACAATTAAAGAGCAATTTGAAATTGAAGAAAGTACTTTAGAAGAGGTTAAGTCTAAAGTTGAAGAAGTAGCGAAAAAATCAGAACCACTTGAAGTACAAGTTTCTAAAGCATCTAGTTTTGCACCAACTAAAAATGTTATTTATTTTAAAGTAACTAAGACAGATCAATTAGAACAATTGTATAACGAATTTAATAGTGGAGATTTTTATGGAACAAGTATTCATCCATTTGTACCTCACTTTACAATTGCTCAAGGATTAACTAGTCAAGAATTTGAAGATATCTATGGTCAAGTTAAAATGGCAGGTATCAATCATTCTGAGACAATTGATACAATTAAATTAATGAAACAAAATGACGACAATACATGGTCAGAAGCAGCTTCATTTACTTTAGGCTAG
- a CDS encoding alanine/glycine:cation symporter family protein translates to MMESIVSFMNEIVWSKVLVYGLLLTGILFSFMMRFFQVRHFKEMIRLMFQGEKSPTGISSFQAIAVSLAGRVGTGNIVGVSTAIFLGGPGAVFWMWATAFLGASSAFIESTLGQIYKKEINGQYRGGPAYYIESGIKGKVGKIYAIIFAVVTVLSVGLLLPGVQSNAIASSMKNAFGLNQWIIAIVLAVLLALIIFGGIKSIANVATAVVPFMAIVYIGLAVVIIIMNIDAVPGLIALIFKSAFGVEAAFGGILGAMIEIGVKRGLYSNEAGQGTGPHAAAAAEVSHPAKQGLVQAFSVYVDTLLVCTATALMILMSGTFNTTDGTTNKDGSPHLMHDGGVYVQSADGSKDVSGTAMYAQAGIDKAFSGGDYTFSPDFSGFGSYFIALALFFFAFTTILAYYYIAETNISYIFDPSRQKIWINVVRIVLITATIYGCVKTADVAWAMGDLGVGMMAWLNIIAIWILHKPALRALRDFEKQKKAKGSGNYAIYKPGPEEVPTAKFWHEDYPKRLKEMDIEEK, encoded by the coding sequence ATTATGGAGTCTATTGTTAGCTTTATGAATGAAATTGTTTGGAGTAAAGTACTTGTATATGGTTTGTTATTAACCGGTATACTATTTTCATTTATGATGCGGTTCTTCCAAGTTCGGCATTTTAAAGAAATGATTCGGTTGATGTTTCAAGGGGAAAAATCACCTACAGGTATATCTTCATTCCAAGCGATTGCAGTGTCATTAGCTGGTCGTGTAGGAACAGGTAACATTGTTGGTGTATCTACCGCAATCTTTCTTGGTGGTCCCGGTGCAGTATTCTGGATGTGGGCAACAGCATTCTTAGGTGCAAGTTCTGCGTTTATTGAATCTACACTTGGTCAGATTTATAAGAAAGAGATTAATGGACAATACCGTGGTGGACCTGCTTACTATATTGAATCAGGTATTAAAGGTAAAGTAGGTAAAATCTACGCAATTATCTTTGCTGTAGTAACTGTATTATCAGTTGGGTTACTGTTACCAGGTGTTCAATCAAATGCGATTGCTTCTTCAATGAAAAATGCATTTGGTTTAAACCAATGGATTATCGCGATTGTATTAGCAGTATTACTTGCTTTAATTATCTTTGGAGGTATTAAATCCATAGCAAATGTTGCAACAGCTGTTGTACCATTTATGGCAATTGTTTACATAGGTTTAGCGGTTGTTATCATTATTATGAATATTGATGCAGTTCCAGGACTTATTGCATTGATCTTTAAATCAGCATTTGGGGTTGAAGCTGCATTCGGTGGTATTCTCGGTGCAATGATTGAGATTGGTGTTAAACGTGGTCTTTATTCCAATGAAGCCGGTCAAGGTACTGGTCCACATGCTGCAGCAGCTGCAGAAGTATCACATCCTGCTAAACAAGGTTTAGTTCAAGCGTTCTCTGTTTATGTAGATACATTATTAGTATGTACAGCGACAGCATTAATGATTTTAATGTCAGGTACGTTTAATACGACAGATGGAACGACAAATAAAGATGGATCGCCACATTTAATGCATGATGGTGGTGTTTATGTGCAAAGTGCAGATGGCAGTAAAGATGTTAGTGGTACAGCCATGTATGCACAAGCAGGTATAGATAAAGCATTCTCAGGAGGGGATTATACATTTAGTCCTGACTTCTCTGGATTTGGATCTTACTTTATTGCACTTGCATTATTCTTCTTCGCATTTACGACAATTCTCGCATATTACTACATTGCAGAAACAAATATAAGTTATATATTTGATCCAAGTAGGCAAAAGATATGGATAAACGTCGTACGGATAGTGCTCATTACTGCGACAATCTATGGTTGTGTAAAAACAGCAGACGTCGCTTGGGCGATGGGTGACTTAGGTGTTGGTATGATGGCTTGGTTAAATATTATAGCAATCTGGATTCTGCATAAGCCGGCGCTACGTGCGTTACGTGACTTTGAGAAACAGAAAAAAGCAAAAGGCTCTGGTAATTATGCCATTTATAAACCAGGTCCAGAAGAAGTACCAACTGCTAAATTCTGGCACGAAGATTATCCTAAACGATTGAAAGAAATGGATATTGAAGAGAAATAA